From Zingiber officinale cultivar Zhangliang chromosome 5B, Zo_v1.1, whole genome shotgun sequence, the proteins below share one genomic window:
- the LOC121984285 gene encoding uncharacterized protein LOC121984285 isoform X2: protein MKLKVVSRKLYDYVRKLRWIERWYILKEASRIYAASWVRDIGPDLRPNDYKKNTDDDGNLRRDATSADKKEPSMLEDLAIAARGGMETLRPALQRIYMTRASAYRDALTGFIQGYQEELKRVMEGDKVDKVHSQDDDAKKPN from the exons ATGAAGCTGAAGGTGGTCAGTCGAAAATTGTATGATTATGTAAG GAAGCTCAGATGGATAGAGCGCTGGTATATTTTGAAGGAAGCATCAAGGATTTATGCTGCCAGCTGGGTGCGGGACATCGGCCCTGATCTTAGGCCGAATGACTACAAAAAGAACACAGATGACGACGGCAATCTCCGCCGAGATGCTACTTCAGCTGACAAGAAAGAGCCTTCAATGTTGGAAGACCTTGCTATTGCAGCTAGAGGTGGAATGGAGACTTTAAGGCCTGCTCTGCAGCGCATATATATGACCCGTGCATCGGCATACAGAGATGCACTAACAGGATTTATACAAGGGTATCAAGAAGAATTAAAGAGAGTCATGGAAGGGGACAAAGTTGACAAGGTCCACAGTCAAGATGATGATGCAAAGAAACCAAACTGA
- the LOC121984285 gene encoding uncharacterized protein LOC121984285 isoform X1 produces the protein MKLKVVSRKLYDYVRYDLKEIAFPSSLPDPPHIKKRRKLRWIERWYILKEASRIYAASWVRDIGPDLRPNDYKKNTDDDGNLRRDATSADKKEPSMLEDLAIAARGGMETLRPALQRIYMTRASAYRDALTGFIQGYQEELKRVMEGDKVDKVHSQDDDAKKPN, from the coding sequence ATGAAGCTGAAGGTGGTCAGTCGAAAATTGTATGATTATGTAAGGTATGATCTGAAAGAAATTGCTTTCCCTTCCTCTCTTCCTGATCCTCCGCATATCAAGAAGCGTAGGAAGCTCAGATGGATAGAGCGCTGGTATATTTTGAAGGAAGCATCAAGGATTTATGCTGCCAGCTGGGTGCGGGACATCGGCCCTGATCTTAGGCCGAATGACTACAAAAAGAACACAGATGACGACGGCAATCTCCGCCGAGATGCTACTTCAGCTGACAAGAAAGAGCCTTCAATGTTGGAAGACCTTGCTATTGCAGCTAGAGGTGGAATGGAGACTTTAAGGCCTGCTCTGCAGCGCATATATATGACCCGTGCATCGGCATACAGAGATGCACTAACAGGATTTATACAAGGGTATCAAGAAGAATTAAAGAGAGTCATGGAAGGGGACAAAGTTGACAAGGTCCACAGTCAAGATGATGATGCAAAGAAACCAAACTGA